One segment of Bacteroides caecimuris DNA contains the following:
- a CDS encoding HAD family hydrolase gives MKELIKVIAFDADDTLWSNEPFFQEIEKQYTDLLKPYGTSEDISAILFQTEMNNLRYLGYGAKAFTISMVETALHVSGQKISGTDIQHIIELGKSLLKMPIELLPGVKETLKVLKEKGKYKLVVATKGDLLDQENKLGRSGLASYFDHIEVMSDKTEKEYQRMLNILQIAPSEFVMIGNSLKSDIQPVLSLGGYGIHIPFEVIWKHEVVDTFTHDHLKQVKRFDELLLLF, from the coding sequence ATGAAAGAACTTATTAAAGTCATTGCTTTCGATGCAGACGATACCTTGTGGAGCAATGAACCTTTTTTCCAGGAAATAGAGAAACAATATACAGACCTATTAAAGCCTTATGGCACTTCTGAAGATATTTCAGCCATTTTATTTCAAACAGAAATGAATAATCTGAGATATCTCGGCTATGGCGCCAAAGCCTTCACCATTTCTATGGTAGAGACAGCTTTGCATGTGAGTGGACAAAAGATTTCAGGTACAGACATTCAACATATTATTGAATTAGGCAAGTCATTACTGAAAATGCCTATTGAACTATTGCCGGGAGTAAAAGAAACGCTTAAAGTATTGAAAGAGAAAGGTAAATACAAATTAGTAGTTGCCACTAAAGGAGATTTACTCGATCAGGAGAATAAGCTGGGACGTTCCGGATTAGCCTCTTATTTCGATCACATTGAAGTGATGTCCGATAAAACAGAGAAAGAATATCAACGAATGTTGAATATCTTACAGATTGCTCCTTCTGAATTTGTCATGATTGGCAATTCTCTGAAATCGGACATTCAACCTGTTCTATCGCTGGGAGGATATGGCATACATATTCCTTTTGAAGTGATATGGAAACATGAAGTAGTAGACACATTCACACATGACCATCTGAAACAGGTGAAAAGATTTGATGAGTTGCTGCTTTTGTTTTAA
- a CDS encoding response regulator transcription factor — MDVLQKEIDEVYATQPIADEILDNGVVEQHQRFIHSLTEINGGCAVISDLSNRKSYIAVHPWAHFLGLTPEEAALSVIDSMDEDCIYRRIHPEDLVEKRLLEYQFFQKTFSMSSEERLKYRGRCRIRMMNEKGVYQYIDNLVQIMENTPSGSVWLIFCLYTLSADQRTEQGIYPTITHMERGEVETLFLSEEHRNILSEREKEILRCIRKGLSSKEIAAALYISVNTVNRHRQNILEKLSVGNSIEACRAAELMKLLDL; from the coding sequence ATGGACGTATTACAAAAGGAAATAGATGAAGTTTATGCGACACAACCGATAGCCGATGAAATATTGGACAATGGAGTTGTAGAGCAACATCAACGCTTTATTCATTCATTGACGGAGATTAATGGTGGATGTGCTGTTATTTCAGATCTTTCGAATAGGAAAAGTTACATTGCCGTTCATCCTTGGGCGCATTTTCTAGGCTTAACTCCCGAAGAAGCTGCTTTGAGTGTGATTGATTCTATGGATGAAGATTGTATTTATCGGCGTATTCATCCTGAAGACTTGGTAGAAAAGCGGTTATTGGAGTATCAGTTTTTTCAGAAGACCTTTTCGATGTCTTCTGAAGAACGGTTGAAGTACCGGGGAAGATGCAGAATACGTATGATGAATGAGAAAGGAGTCTATCAGTATATTGATAATTTAGTGCAGATTATGGAAAATACTCCTTCCGGAAGTGTATGGTTGATTTTTTGTCTTTATACCTTGTCTGCAGATCAACGAACGGAGCAGGGGATATATCCCACTATTACCCATATGGAACGTGGAGAGGTCGAAACGCTCTTTCTTTCGGAAGAACATCGCAATATCCTATCCGAACGCGAAAAGGAAATACTTCGCTGTATACGTAAAGGACTATCTAGTAAAGAAATAGCAGCTGCCCTTTATATTAGTGTGAATACAGTCAATCGACACCGGCAGAATATTTTGGAGAAACTCTCTGTCGGTAATTCGATAGAAGCGTGTCGGGCTGCTGAATTGATGAAACTGTTGGATTTGTAA
- a CDS encoding DUF1349 domain-containing protein, which yields MIMKHLKIKIMSIAFMAVATSSMAQSLNKMNWLNEPQQWEIKDGKTLVMDVPAKTDFWRISHYGFTVDDGPFYYATYGGEFEAKVKITGNYVTTFDQMGLMLRIDHENWIKAGVEYVDGKQNVSAVVTHRTSDWSVVQLPDAPRSIWIKAVRRLDAVEIFFSRDDKEYIMMRTCWLQDNCPVMVGLMGACPDGKGFTAIFEDFKVTPLADQRRLEWAKKQMKK from the coding sequence ATGATCATGAAACATTTAAAAATCAAAATCATGTCAATAGCCTTTATGGCAGTAGCAACTTCTTCTATGGCACAAAGTTTGAATAAAATGAATTGGCTGAACGAGCCTCAACAATGGGAAATAAAAGATGGCAAAACCTTAGTGATGGATGTTCCTGCAAAAACAGACTTTTGGAGAATTTCCCATTATGGGTTCACAGTGGATGACGGACCTTTCTATTATGCGACTTATGGTGGAGAATTTGAGGCCAAAGTAAAGATAACCGGCAACTATGTCACCACCTTTGACCAAATGGGATTAATGCTGCGCATCGACCATGAGAACTGGATAAAAGCAGGTGTGGAATACGTCGACGGCAAACAGAATGTAAGTGCTGTAGTTACACACCGAACCAGTGACTGGAGTGTAGTACAATTACCGGATGCTCCCCGTTCGATATGGATAAAAGCAGTCCGTCGCCTGGATGCAGTAGAAATATTTTTCTCACGTGACGACAAAGAATATATTATGATGCGCACGTGTTGGTTGCAAGATAATTGTCCTGTCATGGTAGGATTAATGGGAGCTTGTCCGGACGGCAAAGGTTTCACTGCTATATTCGAAGATTTTAAAGTGACTCCACTGGCCGATCAAAGAAGACTGGAATGGGCCAAGAAGCAAATGAAGAAATAA
- a CDS encoding winged helix DNA-binding domain-containing protein, with the protein MKIPNIRLLNQQLLSPLFSQPKELVSWMGAMQAQNYSMVKWAVGMRLKSATIQTVEKALRDGEILRTHVMRPTWHLVAAEDIRWMLKLSAGRIISANESYAKGHDLEISEELYTKSHNLLEKILCGKKSLTRQEIAEYFNRSGIVADNHRMTRFMVRAEQVGIVCSGEDKGSKCTYALLEERVPPMPELTKDESLARLARSYFRSHAPAVLQDFVWWSGLPITDARQAIYLIDSELTAEEWNGQTWYIHEDCRTRGKVTGSLHLLPSYDEYLLGYKDRTDVLPKEHYSKAFTNNGLFYPIVLHEGQVIGNWDNSAKKRGSLIEHSWFRLDDCVDEGVLDREKDKYIRFWR; encoded by the coding sequence ATGAAAATACCGAATATACGTTTACTCAACCAACAGTTATTAAGTCCTCTTTTCTCTCAACCCAAGGAACTTGTGTCCTGGATGGGAGCTATGCAGGCACAGAATTATTCCATGGTGAAATGGGCAGTGGGGATGCGTTTGAAGTCGGCGACGATTCAAACTGTGGAAAAAGCACTGCGTGACGGTGAAATCCTGCGGACTCATGTAATGCGTCCGACATGGCATCTTGTAGCAGCAGAAGATATCCGGTGGATGTTGAAACTTTCCGCTGGGCGCATTATATCTGCTAATGAGTCTTATGCGAAAGGGCATGACTTGGAAATTTCTGAAGAACTCTATACGAAAAGTCATAATCTGTTGGAGAAAATTCTTTGTGGGAAGAAAAGCCTGACGAGGCAGGAGATTGCCGAGTATTTTAACCGTTCGGGGATTGTAGCGGATAATCATCGTATGACCCGTTTTATGGTTCGTGCGGAGCAGGTGGGGATTGTATGTAGTGGGGAAGATAAAGGAAGTAAATGTACGTATGCGCTTTTGGAAGAGCGTGTTCCGCCGATGCCGGAATTGACCAAAGATGAATCTTTGGCTCGTTTGGCTAGAAGCTATTTTCGTAGTCATGCTCCTGCTGTTTTGCAAGATTTTGTCTGGTGGTCGGGGTTGCCTATTACAGATGCACGTCAAGCTATTTACTTGATTGATTCGGAATTGACGGCAGAAGAATGGAATGGACAGACATGGTATATTCATGAAGATTGCCGGACTCGTGGAAAAGTTACCGGCAGTTTGCATCTTCTTCCTTCTTATGATGAATATTTGCTTGGCTATAAAGACCGGACAGACGTTTTGCCTAAAGAGCATTACTCGAAAGCATTTACCAATAATGGGCTGTTTTATCCGATTGTTCTTCATGAAGGACAAGTGATAGGCAACTGGGATAACTCTGCTAAAAAGAGAGGCTCATTGATAGAACATTCATGGTTCCGGTTGGATGATTGTGTCGATGAAGGTGTGTTGGACCGTGAGAAAGATAAGTATATACGGTTCTGGCGATAA
- the aroA gene encoding 3-phosphoshikimate 1-carboxyvinyltransferase, whose translation MLYKLIPPSVVTATIQLPASKSISNRALIINALGKGIYPPENLSDCDDTQVMIKALTEGKETIDIMAAGTAMRFLTAYLSVTPGERTITGTARMQQRPIQILVNALRELGAEIEYTRNEGYPPLRIKGAELKGNEITLKGNVSSQYISALLMIGPALKDGLTLHLSGEIISRPYINLTLQLMQDFGAKAAWTSPNSISVAPQPYQSIPFKIESDWSAASYWYQIAALSPKAEIELLGLFHNSYQGDSRGAEVFSRLGITTEFTSQGVKLKKTGKAPERLEEDFVDIPDLAQTFVVTCALLNIPFRFTGLQSLKIKETDRIAALRAELKKLGYVIEEENDSILMWNGERCEPEETPVIETYEDHRMAMAFAPAIIRHPNLLIADPQVVTKSYPGYWEDLKQAGFQVINEG comes from the coding sequence ATGCTCTATAAACTCATCCCTCCTTCAGTAGTAACAGCAACTATCCAGTTGCCGGCTTCTAAAAGTATCAGTAATCGTGCATTAATCATCAATGCGCTGGGCAAAGGTATTTATCCTCCTGAAAACCTGTCCGATTGTGACGATACACAGGTGATGATAAAAGCTCTCACCGAAGGGAAAGAGACGATTGACATTATGGCTGCGGGCACTGCTATGCGTTTCCTTACCGCCTATTTAAGTGTGACTCCGGGGGAACGGACAATCACAGGAACAGCCCGTATGCAGCAACGCCCGATACAGATATTAGTCAATGCGCTTCGTGAGTTAGGAGCTGAAATAGAGTATACCCGCAATGAAGGATACCCTCCCCTCCGCATCAAAGGTGCAGAATTGAAAGGAAACGAAATAACACTGAAAGGAAATGTCAGTTCCCAATATATATCTGCTCTATTGATGATAGGTCCGGCACTCAAAGACGGTTTGACTTTGCATTTAAGCGGTGAGATAATTTCCCGTCCTTATATCAATCTTACATTGCAACTGATGCAGGACTTTGGAGCCAAAGCCGCATGGACTTCTCCCAATAGCATTTCCGTTGCCCCACAGCCCTATCAGAGTATTCCTTTCAAAATAGAAAGTGACTGGAGCGCAGCTTCCTATTGGTATCAGATTGCCGCCTTATCTCCCAAAGCAGAAATTGAATTATTGGGGTTGTTTCATAACAGTTATCAGGGAGATAGCCGGGGAGCAGAAGTTTTCTCACGCTTAGGTATAACTACCGAATTTACATCACAAGGTGTGAAACTGAAAAAAACAGGCAAAGCGCCGGAAAGACTGGAAGAAGACTTTGTCGACATTCCGGATTTGGCACAGACATTCGTTGTTACCTGTGCCTTGCTGAATATCCCTTTCCGCTTCACCGGATTACAAAGCCTGAAAATAAAAGAGACTGACCGTATTGCCGCCCTGCGAGCCGAACTTAAAAAGCTGGGATATGTGATCGAGGAAGAAAATGACAGTATATTAATGTGGAACGGCGAACGATGTGAACCGGAAGAAACTCCGGTGATTGAAACCTACGAAGACCATCGGATGGCAATGGCATTTGCACCGGCAATTATCCGCCATCCCAATTTACTCATTGCCGACCCGCAAGTCGTTACCAAATCATATCCCGGATACTGGGAAGATTTGAAACAGGCTGGATTTCAGGTTATAAACGAAGGCTAA
- a CDS encoding Crp/Fnr family transcriptional regulator, which translates to MEDFNKYTSHINYSPIVDFVLQQGKQTYYKKGDYFSRQGEVCKTMGFVSSGSFRYCCTNSVGENSIVGYTFDHSFVGNYPAFQLQNQSNVDIQALCDCSVYVINYQQMADFYDTNDAHQKLGRRIAETLLWEVYDRMISMYSLTPEERYLEIINRCPDLLKLITLKELASYLLIRPETLSRIRRKVVQK; encoded by the coding sequence TTGGAAGATTTCAACAAATACACTTCCCACATCAACTACTCCCCTATTGTAGATTTTGTATTACAACAGGGGAAGCAGACCTATTATAAGAAAGGAGACTACTTTTCCCGCCAAGGAGAAGTATGCAAAACAATGGGGTTCGTCAGTTCCGGTTCTTTCCGGTACTGTTGCACCAACAGTGTAGGCGAAAACAGCATTGTAGGCTATACTTTCGATCATTCTTTTGTTGGCAACTATCCGGCTTTTCAGTTACAGAACCAATCAAATGTAGATATACAAGCCTTGTGTGACTGTTCGGTATACGTAATCAATTACCAGCAAATGGCAGACTTCTACGATACCAACGACGCTCACCAAAAATTGGGGCGTCGCATTGCAGAAACTTTGCTGTGGGAAGTCTACGACCGGATGATTTCGATGTACAGCCTGACACCGGAAGAACGCTATCTTGAAATTATCAACCGTTGTCCCGACTTACTGAAACTGATAACTTTAAAAGAACTAGCTTCCTATCTTCTGATTCGTCCCGAAACATTAAGTCGTATCCGAAGAAAAGTCGTACAAAAATAA
- a CDS encoding SDR family NAD(P)-dependent oxidoreductase translates to MKKIIIIGATSGIGRGLAEVYSQEDYLIGITGRRENLLEEVCAQDKNKLFYQVCDITDTQATISSLETLTQKMGGMDILIICAGTGELNPELSYQLEEPTLLTNVIGFTNIADWGFRYFEQQKSGHLVTISSVGGTRGSGIAPAYNASKAYQINYMEGLRQKATKSPYSIYTTDIRPGFVDTAMAKGEGLFWVTPVEKAVKQIKKAISKKKKVAFISKRWRYVTILFRLLPSAIYCRM, encoded by the coding sequence ATGAAAAAAATTATAATTATAGGTGCAACTTCCGGCATCGGTCGTGGATTGGCAGAAGTCTATTCTCAAGAAGATTATCTTATCGGCATTACCGGTCGCAGAGAAAATCTATTAGAAGAGGTATGCGCCCAGGACAAAAACAAACTATTCTATCAAGTGTGCGACATCACCGATACACAAGCTACCATTTCATCCCTCGAAACTCTCACTCAAAAGATGGGTGGAATGGATATATTGATTATCTGTGCCGGGACCGGAGAACTAAATCCCGAACTCTCCTACCAATTGGAAGAACCTACCTTACTAACGAACGTGATAGGATTTACCAACATCGCAGACTGGGGTTTCCGATATTTCGAACAGCAAAAAAGCGGGCATCTGGTTACCATTTCCTCTGTTGGAGGTACGCGCGGCAGTGGCATCGCTCCTGCCTACAACGCGTCGAAAGCCTATCAAATCAACTATATGGAAGGACTACGACAAAAAGCAACTAAATCTCCTTATTCTATTTACACTACCGATATTCGTCCCGGATTTGTAGACACCGCTATGGCAAAAGGAGAAGGATTGTTCTGGGTTACTCCCGTTGAGAAAGCCGTGAAACAAATTAAAAAGGCTATTTCTAAAAAGAAAAAAGTAGCTTTCATTTCCAAAAGATGGAGATATGTAACTATCCTGTTTCGTCTGTTGCCATCTGCTATTTATTGCCGGATGTAA
- a CDS encoding M28 family metallopeptidase yields the protein MKKNILLLSLLCNFPLLLSAQTNVEKGLQSINRFSAEATINFLASDELQGREAGFHGSRVTSEYIVSLLQWMGVSPLADSYFQPFDAYRKERQKKGRLEVHPDSIAKLKQEVHQKLSMRNVLGMIPGKNTKEYVIVGAHFDHLGIDPALDGDQIYNGADDNASGVSAVLQIARAFLASGQQPERNVIFAFWDGEEKGLLGSKYFVQTCPFLSQIKGYLNFDMIGRNNKPQQPKQVVYFYTAAHPVFEDWLKEDIRKYGLQLEPDYRAWENPIGGSDNGSFAKVGIPIIWYHTDGHPDYHQPSDHADQLNWDKVVEITKASFLNMWKMANEKSFTSGNK from the coding sequence ATGAAGAAAAATATCTTGCTTCTTTCTCTCTTGTGTAATTTTCCATTGTTGTTATCGGCCCAAACTAACGTAGAAAAAGGGTTGCAGAGTATCAACCGTTTCTCTGCCGAGGCTACTATCAATTTTTTGGCTAGTGATGAATTGCAAGGGCGTGAGGCTGGGTTTCACGGTTCGCGTGTGACTTCGGAATATATTGTTTCTTTGTTGCAATGGATGGGAGTATCACCTTTGGCTGACAGCTATTTCCAGCCTTTTGATGCTTACCGTAAAGAACGTCAGAAAAAAGGACGTCTGGAAGTGCATCCAGATTCTATAGCTAAACTGAAACAGGAAGTTCACCAAAAGCTTTCCATGAGGAATGTGTTGGGTATGATTCCCGGCAAAAACACCAAAGAATATGTGATTGTGGGGGCTCACTTCGACCATTTAGGTATTGATCCTGCACTCGATGGCGACCAAATATACAATGGGGCTGACGATAATGCTTCCGGTGTATCGGCAGTGTTGCAAATAGCAAGAGCCTTTTTAGCCAGTGGGCAGCAACCCGAAAGAAATGTAATTTTTGCTTTTTGGGATGGAGAAGAAAAAGGACTGCTTGGCTCTAAATATTTTGTACAAACTTGTCCTTTCCTGTCTCAAATCAAAGGCTATCTGAACTTTGACATGATTGGCCGTAACAACAAACCTCAACAGCCCAAACAGGTCGTTTATTTCTACACAGCCGCCCATCCGGTCTTTGAGGATTGGTTGAAAGAGGATATCAGAAAATACGGTTTGCAATTGGAACCGGATTACCGTGCTTGGGAAAATCCGATAGGAGGAAGTGATAACGGTTCGTTTGCCAAAGTAGGTATTCCGATCATCTGGTATCATACAGACGGGCATCCTGATTATCACCAGCCTTCCGATCATGCAGACCAGCTGAATTGGGATAAGGTTGTAGAAATCACCAAAGCCTCTTTTCTCAATATGTGGAAGATGGCAAATGAGAAGAGTTTTACATCCGGCAATAAATAG
- a CDS encoding leucine-rich repeat domain-containing protein, with product MKRQSVFVRSMWVVILFTTLAACKDTDNRVFGDDFDFPALTDENTIRFTVNVVGDWRQLDIVASGGRMVIDWGNGRIQKIEDPSSMNGGVRYKYGNKGVYEVRIWAEELQLIDISGLLLPLSNLYLGNMPRMKSLALNSISDTRELDLNTFCPNVESINIGSFADLEHLEIEDCFRLQSIHVYSNPKLASIEFGNHPEVRSLYCFYNGFSSLSLKNLPALRDIDLSSNEVLSHLELNENTSISAILIQGCAFQSITDILKCCPSLRELSCSYNKLTELDLSDHPNISELRCEHNQLTRLMVPQGSLLGHLYCHSNQLDEDALNTLFDSLGQVPEPAIYYPTPPRQYRISFNDNPGADDCNRNILNDKNWIIENK from the coding sequence ATGAAAAGACAGAGTGTATTCGTTCGGAGTATGTGGGTGGTTATCTTATTCACTACTCTTGCTGCCTGTAAAGATACTGATAACAGAGTGTTTGGAGATGATTTTGATTTTCCGGCATTGACAGATGAAAACACGATTCGCTTTACAGTAAATGTTGTAGGAGACTGGCGGCAGTTGGACATCGTAGCAAGTGGGGGACGAATGGTGATAGATTGGGGAAACGGTCGTATACAGAAAATAGAAGATCCTTCTTCAATGAATGGCGGAGTGAGATATAAATATGGAAATAAAGGAGTATATGAAGTGAGGATTTGGGCTGAAGAGCTGCAACTTATCGATATAAGTGGTTTGCTTCTTCCTTTGAGTAATCTTTATTTGGGAAATATGCCGCGAATGAAATCTCTAGCTTTGAATAGCATTTCTGATACTCGCGAATTGGACTTGAATACCTTCTGTCCTAATGTGGAAAGTATTAATATCGGTAGTTTCGCTGATTTGGAGCATTTGGAGATTGAGGATTGTTTCCGATTGCAGTCTATACACGTTTATTCTAATCCCAAATTGGCTTCAATAGAGTTTGGCAATCATCCGGAAGTGAGAAGTTTATATTGTTTTTATAATGGTTTTTCTTCCCTTTCCCTTAAAAACTTGCCGGCATTGCGCGATATTGATTTGAGTTCTAATGAAGTATTGTCCCATTTGGAATTGAACGAGAATACTTCAATTTCTGCGATATTGATACAAGGGTGTGCTTTCCAATCAATTACTGATATATTGAAATGTTGCCCTTCTTTAAGGGAATTAAGTTGTTCATACAATAAATTGACCGAACTTGATCTATCCGATCATCCTAATATCAGTGAATTGCGTTGTGAACATAATCAGCTAACTCGTTTAATGGTACCGCAAGGAAGTCTGTTGGGACATCTTTATTGTCACTCGAATCAGTTGGATGAGGATGCTTTGAATACCCTGTTTGATTCCTTGGGGCAAGTGCCGGAACCTGCTATTTATTATCCGACTCCTCCCCGCCAATATCGGATTTCTTTTAATGATAATCCGGGAGCAGATGATTGTAATAGAAATATCTTGAATGATAAAAACTGGATAATTGAAAATAAGTAA
- a CDS encoding phospholipase — protein MWILIISLVLLGVIALIAGIIRNKRLQKKIEKGELDRMPEVKEVDAECCGQHEVCERDSLLAAVSKKIEYYDDEELDQFIGRTGDAYTEEETEMFRDVLYTTLDVEVAGWVRSLQLRGIELPDDLKDEVFLIIGERRT, from the coding sequence ATGTGGATACTTATTATAAGTCTGGTGTTGCTGGGTGTCATTGCACTGATAGCCGGGATCATCCGCAACAAAAGACTGCAAAAGAAAATAGAAAAAGGCGAACTGGACCGTATGCCGGAAGTGAAGGAAGTAGATGCGGAATGCTGCGGACAACACGAAGTATGCGAACGGGATAGCCTGCTGGCAGCTGTCAGCAAAAAGATAGAATACTACGATGACGAAGAACTGGACCAGTTCATTGGCAGGACAGGAGATGCGTATACAGAAGAAGAGACAGAAATGTTTCGGGATGTATTGTATACGACACTGGATGTAGAAGTGGCGGGATGGGTACGTAGCCTTCAGCTCCGTGGCATTGAATTACCGGATGATCTCAAAGATGAGGTCTTTCTGATTATCGGAGAAAGAAGAACATGA
- a CDS encoding metal ABC transporter permease → MNLLQYTFFQHALLGSLLASIACGIIGTYIVTRRLVFISGGITHASFGGIGLGLFAGISPILSAAVFSVLSAFGVEWLSRRKDMREDSAIAVFWTLGMALGIMFSFLSPGFAPDLSAYLFGNILTINPIDLWMLGILALILTGFFYLFIRPIVYIAFDREFARSQKIPVEIFEYVLMMFIALTIVACLRMVGIVLAISLLTIPQMTANLFTYSFKKIIWLSIGIGFLGCLGGLFISYHWKVPSGASIIFFSILIYAVCKIGKSCCRKKS, encoded by the coding sequence ATGAATCTACTACAATATACATTCTTTCAACATGCCCTGCTGGGAAGTCTGTTGGCGAGCATCGCCTGTGGGATTATCGGTACATACATCGTAACCCGCCGCCTAGTATTTATCAGCGGAGGAATCACTCATGCTTCTTTCGGAGGAATCGGATTAGGATTGTTTGCCGGAATTTCCCCGATACTCTCGGCAGCCGTATTTTCGGTATTATCTGCTTTTGGTGTCGAGTGGCTTAGCAGGAGGAAAGATATGCGCGAAGATTCTGCCATTGCAGTATTTTGGACGTTAGGGATGGCACTCGGAATTATGTTCAGCTTCCTGTCACCGGGATTTGCGCCCGACCTGTCGGCTTACCTCTTCGGCAATATCCTGACCATCAATCCAATCGACTTATGGATGCTCGGTATATTGGCACTGATACTGACCGGATTCTTTTATTTGTTTATCCGCCCTATCGTATATATTGCCTTTGACCGTGAGTTTGCACGTTCGCAAAAGATTCCGGTAGAGATATTCGAATATGTGTTGATGATGTTCATTGCGCTGACCATTGTAGCCTGCCTGCGTATGGTAGGCATCGTACTCGCCATTTCTCTTCTCACCATTCCACAGATGACAGCCAACTTGTTCACTTATAGTTTCAAGAAGATTATCTGGTTATCAATCGGCATCGGTTTCTTGGGCTGCCTGGGTGGATTATTTATTTCTTATCACTGGAAAGTTCCTTCGGGAGCTTCCATCATATTCTTCTCTATCCTGATTTACGCCGTTTGTAAAATCGGAAAGAGTTGTTGCAGGAAAAAGTCATAA
- the tsaE gene encoding tRNA (adenosine(37)-N6)-threonylcarbamoyltransferase complex ATPase subunit type 1 TsaE yields the protein MEIKIQSLESIHEAAREFIAAMGDNTVFALYGKMGAGKTTFVKALCEELGVTDVITSPTFAIVNEYRSDETGELIYHFDFYRIKKLSEVYDMGYEDYFYSGALCFIEWPELIEELLPGNAVKVTIEELEDGNRVIRL from the coding sequence ATGGAAATCAAAATTCAATCACTGGAAAGTATCCATGAAGCAGCCCGTGAATTTATCGCTGCTATGGGCGACAACACTGTATTTGCTTTATACGGAAAGATGGGTGCCGGCAAAACGACATTTGTCAAAGCGCTTTGCGAAGAATTGGGCGTAACGGATGTTATCACTTCTCCTACTTTTGCTATTGTCAACGAATATCGTTCGGACGAAACCGGAGAATTAATCTATCACTTCGATTTTTACCGTATCAAGAAACTAAGCGAAGTGTATGACATGGGGTACGAAGATTATTTCTACAGTGGCGCTCTCTGCTTTATCGAATGGCCGGAACTTATAGAAGAATTACTTCCGGGAAATGCCGTAAAAGTAACGATTGAAGAACTGGAAGACGGAAATAGAGTAATCAGACTATGA
- a CDS encoding immunity 17 family protein, whose protein sequence is MTGQYIVQGIFALAGIVSLLASLLNWNWFFTTRNAQTIVRNVGRNRARLFYGILGIIIIGMAIFFFVETRKAIEG, encoded by the coding sequence ATGACCGGACAATATATCGTACAAGGAATCTTTGCGCTAGCAGGAATCGTCTCCCTGCTGGCGTCATTGTTGAACTGGAACTGGTTCTTTACAACGCGCAACGCACAAACCATTGTCCGGAATGTAGGACGCAACCGGGCACGACTCTTCTATGGAATACTGGGAATTATCATCATTGGAATGGCTATATTCTTCTTTGTGGAAACACGGAAAGCCATAGAAGGATAA
- a CDS encoding nucleotidyltransferase family protein gives MKTTNEYLTKIRQFKQQFAEKYGIISIGIFGSVARGEQHEESDLDVFVELKDPDPFIMFDIKEELERICNCKIDLLRLRKNLRSLISQRIARDGIYA, from the coding sequence GTGAAAACTACCAATGAATATCTTACAAAAATTCGCCAATTCAAACAGCAGTTTGCCGAGAAATATGGAATTATTTCTATCGGTATCTTTGGTTCTGTTGCCCGTGGAGAGCAACATGAAGAGAGCGATTTGGATGTTTTTGTTGAACTAAAAGATCCGGACCCTTTTATTATGTTTGATATCAAAGAAGAACTGGAACGTATATGTAACTGCAAAATAGACCTCCTTCGTTTGCGTAAAAACCTCCGTTCACTTATTTCCCAAAGAATAGCAAGAGATGGAATATACGCTTAA